CGCTGTCCACTTTGCCGGCGGCGATGTCGCGCGCCAGTCCGTCGCCCCACTCCTGATGCCCTTCCAGATGCATGCGCAGCGATTGCTCCAGCCACAGCACTTCCTGGATCAGATTGTCCTGCTGCTCGTCGCGCCAATCGCGGTATACCAGATAACTCAGACTGCACAGCGCCAGCAGCAAGGCGATCAGCGACAGGCTGATGCCGGGCCACAGCATGAAGGGCAGGCGTTTTAGACGGGAATCGGATGAGGACATGATGGAGACGCGGACAATTGCACAGTCCGGATGATAGCTCGACATGAGACCTTCCGGGCGCATGACCATGTTCTGGAATTCCCTAATGGTCAACCTGGTCTGGAGCAACTACTTTAACGGCACAAAATGCCGCAACATCGGCGCACAACACTATCAATGCTACAAACGGATGGAGAAACCCATGAAATTCAAGCATGCCGCTCTGGCGCTTTGCGTCGGCCTGTCTTTTTCCGCCATGGCTCAGGCCGCCGGCGAAATCGTCATCAAATTCAGCCATGTGGTGGCGCCGGACACGCCCAAGGGCAAGGCCGCGGAATACTTCAAAAAGCTGGCCGAACAACGCACTCACGGCAAGGTGAAGGTGCAGGTCTACCCCAACAGCCAGCTGTACAAGGACAAGGAAGAGATGGAAGCGCTGCAACTGGGCGCGGTGCAAATGCTGGCCCCCAGCCTGGCCAAATTCGGCCCGCTGGGCGTGAAGGAATTCGAAGTTTTCGACCTGCCCTATGTGTTCGACAACTATGACGAAGTCAATAAGGTGATGCACGGCGCCATCGGCAAGCAATTGCTGGGCAAGCTGGAAAGCAAGGGCATCAAGGGCCTGGCTTACTGGGACAACGGCTTCAAGAATTTCTCGTCCAACAAGCCGATCAAGACCCCGGCCGACCTCAAGGGCATGAAGATCCGCATCCAGTCGTCCAAGGTGCTGGAAGAGGAAATGCGCACCCTGGGCGCGCTGCCGCAGGTGATGGCCTTCTCCGAGGTCTACCAGGCGCTGCAGACCGGCGTGGTGGACGGCACCGAGCTGGAAGCGTCCAATCTGTACACCAGCAAGTCCTACGAAGTGCAGAAGAACCTGACGCTGACCCAGCACGGCTTCCTCGGCTACGCGCTGATCGTCAACAAGAAGTTCTGGGACGGCCTGCCTGCCGACGTGCGTTCGCAGCTGGACAGCGCGGTGCAGGACGCCAGCGTCTACGCCAACAAGATCGCCAAGGAAGAAAACGACAAGGCCGTGGCGGCGATCAAGGCCTCCGGCAAAACCAAGGTCTATGTGCCGACGCCGCAAGAGCGCGAAGCGTTCAAGAAGGCGCTGCTGCCGGTGCACCAGAAAATGGCCGACCGCATCGGCCCGGACCTGCTCAAAGCCATCTATAAAGAAACCGGCTTCAAGCCCGCCAAGTAAGGCCATCCGCCGCGCCCTGAACGGCGCGGTTTTTTCATGCGCCAAGGAAACCTGCCATGCTGAAATTCCTCGACCACCTCGAGGAGTGGATGATTGCCTGTCTGATGGGGGCCGCCACCCTGATCACCTTCGTAGCGGTGCTGCACCGCTACGGCTCGGGCATTCCCACCCTGCAACCCTACCTCGCCCACATCAATCTGTCGTGGGCGCAGGAGCTGACTGTTTATCTGTTTGTGTGGATGGCCAAGTTCGGGGCCGCCTATGGCGTGCGCACCGGCATCCACGTCGGCGTCGATGTGCTGATCAACCGCCTGCCGGACAAAACCCGCGGCTATTTCATCGTATTCGGTCTCCTGGCCGGCGCGCTGTTCACCGGCACGGTGGCGGTAATGGGCGGCGACTTCGTCTGGAACATCGCTCACACCGACCAGACCTCGCCTGACCTGGAGGCGCCGATGTGGCTGGTCTACCTGGCCATCCCGGCCGGCTCCACCCTGATGTGCTTCCGCTTCCTGCAAGTGGCCTGGCGTTTCGTCAAAACCGGCGAACTGCCCAAGCACGACCACGGCCACGTGGACGGCATCGAGGGCGATGAAGCGCTCGACAATCTGCACCCGCACGATACCCCGCACGGAGGCCGCCCATGAGCGCTTTGATCATCTTCGGCCTGCTGCTGGCGCTGATGCTGACCGGCATGCCGATCTCCATCTCGCTGGGCCTGACCGTCCTCACCTTCCTGTTCACCATGACCGAGGTGCCGATCACCTCGGTCGCGCTCAAGCTGTTCACCGGCATAGAGAAGTTCGAGATCATGGCGATCCCCTTCTTCATCCTGGCCGGCAACTT
The Chromobacterium sp. IIBBL 290-4 DNA segment above includes these coding regions:
- a CDS encoding TRAP transporter substrate-binding protein; protein product: MKFKHAALALCVGLSFSAMAQAAGEIVIKFSHVVAPDTPKGKAAEYFKKLAEQRTHGKVKVQVYPNSQLYKDKEEMEALQLGAVQMLAPSLAKFGPLGVKEFEVFDLPYVFDNYDEVNKVMHGAIGKQLLGKLESKGIKGLAYWDNGFKNFSSNKPIKTPADLKGMKIRIQSSKVLEEEMRTLGALPQVMAFSEVYQALQTGVVDGTELEASNLYTSKSYEVQKNLTLTQHGFLGYALIVNKKFWDGLPADVRSQLDSAVQDASVYANKIAKEENDKAVAAIKASGKTKVYVPTPQEREAFKKALLPVHQKMADRIGPDLLKAIYKETGFKPAK
- a CDS encoding TRAP transporter small permease; this encodes MLKFLDHLEEWMIACLMGAATLITFVAVLHRYGSGIPTLQPYLAHINLSWAQELTVYLFVWMAKFGAAYGVRTGIHVGVDVLINRLPDKTRGYFIVFGLLAGALFTGTVAVMGGDFVWNIAHTDQTSPDLEAPMWLVYLAIPAGSTLMCFRFLQVAWRFVKTGELPKHDHGHVDGIEGDEALDNLHPHDTPHGGRP